One stretch of Rhinatrema bivittatum chromosome 8, aRhiBiv1.1, whole genome shotgun sequence DNA includes these proteins:
- the CLDN4 gene encoding claudin-4 yields MASMGLQVFGILMSMIGWVGSIVTCALPMWRVTAFIGNNIVVAQIIWEGLWMNCVVQSTGQMQCKVYDSMLALPQDLQAARALIVIAIVVGILGLMLSIVGGKCTNCVEEESAKAKIMIVSGIVFIVAGLLTLIPVSWSAHNIIRDFYNPIVTEPQKRELGASLYIGWASAALFILGGALLCCSCPPRETKPYSAKYTAARSVPASNYV; encoded by the coding sequence atggCTTCCATGGGGCTCCAGGTCTTTGGCATTCTGATGTCCATGATTGGATGGGTTGGCTCTATCGTCACCTGCGCGCTGCCCATGTGGCGGGTGACCGCGTTCATCGGCAACAACATCGTGGTGGCCCAGATCATCTGGGAGGGCCTGTGGATGAACTGCGTGGTGCAGAGCACGGGCCAGATGCAGTGCAAAGTGTACGACTCCATGCTGGCGCTGCCGCAGGACCTGCAGGCCGCCCGCGCCCTCATCGTCATCGCCATCGTGGTGGGCATCCTGGGCCTCATGCTGTCCATCGTGGGGGGCAAGTGCACCAACTGCGTGGAGGAGGAGTCCGCCAAGGCCAAGATCATGATCGTCTCGGGCATCGTCTTCATCGTCGCCGGCCTCCTCACCCTCATCCCCGTCTCCTGGTCGGCCCACAACATCATCCGCGACTTCTACAACCCCATCGTGACCGAGCCGCAGAAGAGGGAGCTGGGCGCCTCGCTCTACATCGGCTGGGCGTCGGCCGCCCTCTTCATCCTGGGAGGGGCCTTGCTTTGCTGCAGCTGCCCCCCGAGAGAAACCAAGCCCTACTCTGCCAAGTACACGGCCGCCCGGTCCGTCCCTGCCAGCAACTACGTGTAA